One Variovorax sp. PBL-E5 genomic region harbors:
- a CDS encoding TrbI/VirB10 family protein, whose amino-acid sequence MSEDQMSPDASPGEVTKKTGVRRVNNLPVYIIGGLMGVFLLVMVLVAADRAAQQNRPAGAKDEKAGNTSMFANEIAGNQKDGIIQAERPAPPTVPDLSQPQGQAIDVARPDNLDAPPTPPTSASLDDRVNNDEMQRVRMAKMQQLEEAIKAKTGVRGIAPRSSGSTPGGLTDGAAPATREEALARLAAVRQQIDAQTRDDPTAAYRARMQQLQAGGVGGMSGGGVSAAPRLLQTAGSSSPGSKDYSQFANSGQEDRWKLDSKPEAPRSPYELRAGFVVPATLISGINSDLPGQIMAQVSQDVFDTPTGKWKLIPQGSRLVGRYSSDVAYGQSRVLIAWQRIVFPDGKAMDIGSMPGADSAGYAGFNDQVNNHYFRLFASAFLMSGVTAGITMSQNQDQQNNGNRQTASGALSEALGQQLGLVTAQLISKNMNIAPTLEIRPGYRFNVIVTKDMTFSKPYQAFDY is encoded by the coding sequence ATGAGCGAAGACCAAATGTCGCCTGACGCTTCCCCTGGGGAAGTGACAAAGAAGACCGGCGTTCGCCGCGTCAACAATCTGCCGGTCTACATCATCGGCGGCCTGATGGGCGTGTTCCTGCTGGTCATGGTGTTGGTGGCTGCGGATCGCGCAGCCCAGCAGAACCGGCCGGCCGGTGCGAAGGACGAAAAGGCTGGCAACACCAGCATGTTCGCCAACGAGATTGCCGGCAACCAGAAGGACGGGATCATTCAGGCCGAGCGGCCAGCACCGCCCACGGTGCCCGACCTCTCGCAGCCGCAAGGCCAGGCCATCGACGTTGCCCGCCCGGACAACCTGGACGCGCCGCCGACGCCACCGACCAGCGCAAGCCTGGATGACCGTGTCAACAACGACGAAATGCAGCGCGTCCGCATGGCGAAGATGCAGCAGCTCGAAGAGGCCATCAAGGCAAAGACGGGCGTGCGGGGCATCGCTCCGCGCAGCTCGGGATCGACGCCTGGCGGCCTGACGGATGGCGCAGCGCCGGCCACCCGCGAGGAAGCGTTAGCCCGACTGGCGGCCGTGCGCCAGCAAATCGACGCGCAGACCCGCGACGACCCCACGGCGGCCTACAGAGCGCGCATGCAGCAGCTTCAAGCCGGTGGGGTAGGGGGTATGTCCGGGGGAGGCGTTTCGGCGGCTCCTAGGCTCCTGCAAACGGCCGGCTCCAGCTCGCCGGGGAGCAAGGACTATTCGCAGTTCGCCAACTCCGGGCAGGAAGACCGCTGGAAGCTCGATTCCAAGCCCGAAGCGCCACGCTCGCCGTATGAGCTGCGCGCCGGTTTCGTCGTGCCCGCCACGCTGATTTCAGGCATCAACTCCGATTTGCCCGGTCAGATCATGGCCCAGGTGAGCCAGGACGTGTTCGACACGCCCACCGGCAAATGGAAGCTGATTCCTCAAGGCTCGCGCCTTGTGGGTCGGTACTCCAGTGATGTGGCATACGGCCAATCCCGCGTGCTGATTGCCTGGCAACGCATCGTCTTCCCGGACGGCAAGGCAATGGATATTGGTTCGATGCCTGGTGCGGACAGCGCCGGTTATGCGGGCTTCAATGACCAGGTGAACAACCACTATTTCCGGCTGTTCGCATCGGCATTCCTCATGTCTGGCGTGACGGCGGGTATCACCATGAGCCAGAACCAGGACCAGCAGAACAACGGCAATCGGCAGACGGCCAGCGGCGCACTTAGCGAAGCGTTGGGCCAGCAGCTCGGCCTTGTCACCGCTCAGTTGATTTCCAAAAACATGAACATTGCCCCGACCCTCGAAATTCGTCCGGGCTACCGTTTTAACGTCATCGTCACCAAGGACATGACGTTTTCCAAGCCGTACCAGGCGTTCGACTACTAA
- a CDS encoding TrbH Mating pair formation protein, whose translation MRKTAFLALLVVGLAGCATTAPSTYGNFTQSAPAAFNQTMADDAAKQLVAVYPPASTRFDLQHATPDAFGSSLVESLRAKGYALLEFKPAAPASAASAATDATATAGKPLRYILDQAESNLYRVTLLVGNQSLTRAYSAAQNGTLYPAGAWVRKE comes from the coding sequence ATGCGCAAGACCGCTTTCCTCGCGCTGCTCGTGGTCGGCCTGGCCGGCTGCGCCACCACTGCGCCATCCACCTACGGCAACTTCACGCAAAGCGCGCCTGCAGCCTTCAATCAAACGATGGCTGATGACGCCGCGAAGCAGCTCGTTGCCGTGTACCCGCCCGCAAGCACGCGGTTCGATCTGCAGCACGCCACGCCGGATGCCTTCGGCTCTTCGCTGGTCGAGTCGCTGCGCGCCAAGGGCTACGCCCTCTTGGAGTTCAAACCAGCCGCGCCGGCCTCGGCCGCATCGGCGGCCACGGACGCCACGGCGACCGCTGGCAAACCGCTGCGGTACATCCTCGATCAAGCTGAATCGAACCTGTACCGCGTGACCCTGCTGGTGGGCAACCAGTCATTGACCCGCGCTTACTCGGCTGCACAGAACGGCACTCTGTACCCGGCCGGCGCGTGGGTTCGGAAGGAGTAA
- the trbG gene encoding P-type conjugative transfer protein TrbG, whose product MNKYLLALVLGAAPAFALAAGPAGPADKNLADLYFSKDNPTLTPQEKAAVAIAQKWRDNSATGIKPVAGADGSIRFLFGAQQPSIVCAVLQVCDVELQPGEQVNSIHLGDTARWTVEPAITGSGPAEVQHLIIKPMDVGLETSLIVTTNRRTYHLRLRSHRTEFMPRVAFTYTEDAMAKWDAIKTREVKEKQSRTIPQTGEYLGDLNFAYDVSGSAAWKPVRVYNDGTKTIIQMPSTMQQTEAPTLLVVRKDGGVFTDEETVMVNYRVQGDRYIVDTVFDKAVLIAGVGSSQDRVTITRGK is encoded by the coding sequence ATGAACAAGTATCTTCTCGCTTTGGTCCTGGGCGCTGCGCCCGCATTCGCACTCGCTGCAGGGCCGGCCGGCCCGGCTGACAAGAACCTGGCCGACCTCTATTTCTCCAAAGACAACCCGACGCTGACGCCGCAGGAAAAAGCGGCCGTCGCCATCGCTCAGAAGTGGCGCGACAACAGCGCGACGGGCATCAAGCCGGTGGCCGGCGCCGATGGCTCGATCCGCTTCCTGTTCGGTGCGCAGCAGCCCAGCATCGTGTGCGCAGTGCTGCAGGTCTGCGATGTGGAGCTGCAGCCCGGTGAACAGGTCAACTCGATCCACCTGGGCGACACCGCCCGGTGGACGGTCGAGCCGGCCATCACGGGCAGCGGCCCGGCCGAAGTGCAGCACCTCATCATCAAGCCGATGGACGTGGGCCTGGAAACGTCGCTGATCGTCACCACGAACCGGCGCACGTATCACCTGCGGCTGCGCTCGCATCGCACGGAGTTCATGCCCCGTGTGGCGTTCACCTACACGGAAGACGCAATGGCGAAGTGGGACGCCATCAAGACCCGCGAAGTGAAGGAAAAGCAGTCGCGCACGATCCCGCAAACCGGCGAGTACCTGGGCGATCTGAACTTTGCCTATGACGTGTCGGGATCGGCCGCCTGGAAGCCCGTGCGCGTCTACAACGATGGGACCAAAACCATCATCCAAATGCCCAGCACGATGCAGCAGACGGAAGCGCCGACGCTCCTAGTCGTTCGCAAGGATGGCGGCGTTTTCACGGATGAAGAAACCGTGATGGTCAATTACCGCGTGCAGGGTGACCGCTACATCGTGGACACGGTTTTCGACAAGGCCGTGCTGATTGCCGGCGTCGGCAGCAGCCAAGACCGCGTGACCATCACCAGGGGGAAATAA
- a CDS encoding conjugal transfer protein TrbF, with translation MSFADTIKGLIFKKPAQPADPRRAPDSVMEGGRRRGEVENPYLAARRTWNEHVGAVVSSRQTWQVVGILSLLIVLAAVGGLIHIGSQSKFVPYVVEVDKLGQAVAVAPAQRAAAVDQRVVHASVASFVSDARLVTPDVALQRKAVFRLYSMLSANDPATAKTNEWLNGSEDSSPFKRAAKETVSTEILSVIPQTPDTWQVDWMETTRDRQGVVKGLPVRMRALVTVYTVATTPNTTEEQVRNNPLGIYVRDFSWSKQL, from the coding sequence ATGAGCTTTGCAGACACGATCAAGGGCTTGATTTTCAAGAAGCCCGCACAGCCGGCTGATCCCCGGCGCGCACCGGATTCGGTGATGGAAGGTGGCCGACGCAGGGGCGAGGTCGAAAACCCGTACCTGGCGGCACGCCGCACCTGGAATGAACACGTTGGCGCGGTCGTCTCGTCGCGCCAGACCTGGCAGGTTGTCGGCATTCTGTCGTTGTTGATCGTCCTGGCCGCCGTGGGCGGGTTGATCCACATTGGCAGTCAATCGAAGTTCGTGCCCTACGTGGTCGAGGTAGACAAGCTCGGCCAGGCGGTGGCCGTCGCGCCGGCACAGCGGGCCGCTGCAGTCGATCAGCGCGTGGTGCACGCCTCGGTGGCCTCGTTCGTCAGCGATGCCCGCTTGGTGACGCCTGACGTGGCCTTGCAGCGCAAGGCCGTGTTCCGGCTCTACTCGATGCTTTCGGCCAACGATCCGGCCACGGCCAAGACCAATGAATGGTTGAACGGCAGCGAGGACAGCAGCCCGTTCAAGCGCGCCGCGAAAGAAACGGTCAGCACCGAAATTCTCTCGGTGATCCCGCAGACGCCCGACACCTGGCAAGTGGACTGGATGGAGACGACACGCGACCGGCAGGGCGTCGTGAAGGGCCTGCCGGTCCGCATGCGGGCCTTAGTCACGGTCTACACCGTCGCCACCACTCCAAACACCACGGAAGAGCAAGTGCGCAACAACCCGCTTGGCATCTACGTCCGTGACTTCTCTTGGTCGAAACAGCTTTAA